In the Chryseobacterium sp. MYb264 genome, one interval contains:
- a CDS encoding RNA polymerase sigma factor, which produces MASKEKEFAQLIKDNQGLIIKVSRLYTNSLEDEEDLFQEIVLQLWRSYDSFKGNSKISTWMYRVALNTAITLFRKKSKSLPTNELDINHADFIDDDDEKQQQVSLLYTVIKTLPNVERAIVMMYLDDLPYKDIAENLGITEVNARVKMNRLKKTLKEQMEKHA; this is translated from the coding sequence TTGGCTTCAAAGGAAAAAGAATTTGCGCAGCTCATTAAGGATAATCAGGGTCTGATTATCAAGGTTTCGCGTCTTTATACCAATTCTTTGGAGGATGAGGAGGATCTTTTTCAGGAAATTGTGTTACAATTATGGAGAAGTTATGACTCATTTAAAGGAAATTCAAAAATTTCTACGTGGATGTACCGTGTTGCCCTAAATACAGCCATTACCCTTTTCAGAAAAAAAAGCAAAAGCCTGCCGACAAACGAACTGGACATCAACCATGCGGATTTTATTGATGATGATGATGAAAAACAACAGCAGGTATCACTTTTGTATACTGTAATAAAGACGCTGCCCAATGTGGAAAGAGCGATCGTAATGATGTATTTGGATGATTTGCCTTACAAGGATATTGCAGAAAACCTCGGGATTACCGAAGTCAATGCGCGTGTGAAAATGAACAGATTAAAGAAAACCCTTAAAGAACAGATGGAAAAACATGCCTGA
- a CDS encoding beta-carotene 15,15'-monooxygenase, with protein MPEFDLDSFKKTWQEQPVQQKYDNSEILQMLNRKSRNYVKYIFWISVAEFLFFSVLGIFYFYQGEEPNSFLKILERLGVQKTADVENNFDHAYMGIKILSLLITAYFVLKFYQNYRKIKIEENLKGLITRIIKFKKTVNAFILISIVLLLVFTSIFTAFIFYALNTQNIQPDDSDLTIVIVGIIISTILCVSLIWLYYRLVYGIIIRKLDKNLKQLKGIDSQEI; from the coding sequence ATGCCTGAATTTGATTTAGACAGCTTTAAGAAAACATGGCAGGAGCAACCTGTTCAGCAGAAATACGACAATTCTGAGATTCTTCAGATGCTGAATAGAAAGTCACGTAATTACGTCAAATACATTTTCTGGATCAGTGTTGCTGAATTTTTATTCTTTTCTGTTTTGGGAATCTTCTATTTCTATCAGGGAGAGGAGCCCAACAGCTTTTTGAAAATTCTGGAAAGACTTGGGGTACAGAAAACGGCAGATGTTGAAAACAATTTCGACCATGCTTATATGGGGATAAAAATTTTGAGTCTTTTAATTACAGCTTATTTTGTACTAAAATTTTACCAGAATTACCGCAAAATTAAAATCGAAGAAAACTTAAAAGGTCTTATTACCAGAATTATAAAATTCAAAAAAACCGTCAATGCATTTATATTAATCAGCATTGTACTGCTTTTGGTGTTTACTTCGATCTTTACTGCCTTTATTTTTTACGCATTAAATACCCAAAATATACAACCGGATGATTCAGATCTTACGATTGTTATTGTCGGGATAATCATAAGTACGATTCTATGTGTTTCATTGATCTGGCTGTACTACAGATTGGTCTATGGT